The genomic stretch CTCTTAGCAAAAACTGATAATTTGGTATAACCTTTTTTTTGAAGTAATGTCATTCACGATCCAGAGGATTTAAAATATCTGCTTTGTTGGGAGACTCAGATACCTCAGatatgaattcatgagatgcaacaGTAGGATCCTGCGTAATAGGAAGTCGGAGGTGGGTCGAACTCTATGGAAATCTATTGCGAATTTAGGGGTGATCAGTGGGGTGAATGAGAGTTCAAGTATTAAGGTGGTTGAGCAATTGGAGCTTCGTGATGTTTTGGGGTTGAAGGGGAAGAAGGCGTCTAAGATAAGTGGACCATGAATCTGTTTTCATACAATATCAGGGGAGGAGGGACTTTGTCCAAGAGGAAGAGAATTAGTTATCTTCTCAATTCTAGTAAGGCGGAGGTGTGTTTTATCCAAGAAACGAAGTTGAGTTGTTTCAATGACAGTTTAGCTTCTTCTTTTTGGGGTGGTAATGAGTTAGAGTGGTCTGCGAGTAATTCGGAAGGGGCGTCGGGAGGGATGGTGATTCTTTGGAAAAAAGGCTCTCTGTGCGCTAACTATAGTTTCTCCGGGTACGGTTATGTTGGTATAAATGCTACACGGGATGGTGTTAGCTTCAATTTGGTAAACATTTATGCTCCTTGCAGTATGGTTTTAAGGAGAAGACTGTGGGCTGGTTTGATCGACAGGAAGTTAAAAGCTGGGAACGAGAAGTGGTGTCTAGGAGGGGATTTCAACGAAATCACTGGTAGGGTCGAAAGACTAGGTGTAGGAGGCGGTTATAATTTGAGAGGGGTGAAGGAGTTTCGGGAATTCATAGTGAGTATGGAAGTGGTGGATATTCCGTGTGTTGGTAAATTTTCTTGGTTTAAAGACAACGGTAAGGCTATGAGTCGTATCGATAGATTTTTAGTCTCTGaattcttgattgatgattggggTGTTATCGACCAAAGGATAGGTGATCGGGATTTATCGGATCATGCTCCTATAAATTTGAATCCCGGAGTTGTTGATTGGGGACCTAAGCCGTTTAGATTCAACAATACGTGGATAAGTCATAAGGACTTTAAGGAGTTCATTTGCAAGGAATGGGATAAGCTGAAGATTGTTGGCAGAGGAGACTTTATATTGCTAGAGAAACTCAAACTTTTGAAGGCAAAGATTAGAATTTGGAACCGTGAGGTGTTTGGTTGGATCGACCTTAAAGTTAATAAGGAAGCGACAAAGATCAATGTCTTGGATAATTTGGTGGCGGATAATTTTGACGATAACATTGAACCTTATGTGATAGCTAGAAAAGAGGCCACTAACGAGTTTTGGAATAACCTTCTTTTGAAAGAAAGTATGTTACGACTAAAATCTAGACAGCTTTGGTTACATGATGGTGATAAGAATTCTAGATTCTTCCATAATTCTATTAGGGAGAGACAAAGAAGGAATGCGATTACGGTGTTGGAGGGAGAGGAGGGGCGGGTGGAAGGTGTGGCCGAagtgaaaaatgaggtgaaaaaCCACTttgagtctttcttcaaagagtCGGATAACATGAGGGTTGTCCCGGATGGTTTGGAACTTTCTTCTTTATGTGAGGACGATCGTTCGTGGTTGGAGAGACCGTTTACTATGGAGGAGGTAAAGATAGCGGTTTGGAGTTGCGACGGTAGCAAAAGCCCGGGTCCGGATGGTTTCACTcttgaatttttaaaaaacttttggGAAACGATCAAGGAGGATATCTTTTTGTTTGTGCAGGATTTTTATGACAAGGCTAGACTCACGAAAGGAAGTACGCCGTCCTTTATAGCTCTCATTCCAAAAAAACAAGAACCCACAATCTTTGTATGAGTATAGACCTATTTGTTTAGTGGGAAATTTGTACAAGATTCTAGCTAAACTTTTGGCGGGGAGGTTAAGAAGTGTTTTAGGGAAGTTGGTTTCAGCTAATCAAACGGCGTTTGTCCCCGGGAGAAACATTTTGGACGGGGTTTTGGTTGTTAATGAAGTGCTAGATTTAGCTAAAAGAGAAAAACGTTGTTGCATTGCTTTGAaagttgatttttgaaaaggcaTACGATCGAGTGAGTTGGAATTTTTTGAGGTTTGTCTTAGTGAAAATGGGTTTTGGAGAAAGATGGTTGAGGTGGATGGAGGGATGTGTCTTCACTAGCTATTTGTCCTTAATGATTAACGGTAGCACAACAAAGGATTTCAAGGTAGAGAAGGGTTTACGGCAAGGAGATCCTTTGTccccttttttgtttgttttggctACGGAGGTCCTAACGGCGTTAATGAGGAAGGCCATTGCTAATGGCGACTTTAGAGGTTTCAAGATCAATGAAGAGGAGAGTGTTGATATGTTACAATTCGCCGATGACACGGTTATTCTAGCGGAAGGAGACATCGCGAACTTATGGAGCATGAAGGTTATTTTAAGAGGCTTTGAGATGATGTCGGGTTTGCGGGTTAATTTCTATAAAAGTAATATTTATGGTGTTAATATGAGTGAAGGTTTCTTAGAGGCGGCTTCCATGTTTTTAGCTTGTAGAGTGGACAAACTTCCTTTTAAGTTTCTTggtgtttatgtaggagacaacCCAAGGAAAACCTCTATGTGGAAGGATTTGATTGTGATGTTGAAGCGTCGGTTATCTGGTTGGAAGGGTGTGAATCTCAACATAGCGGGCCGAGTTTGTTTAATTAACTCAGTTTTAAACGCTTTGTCTATCTATACTCTCTCCTTTTATAAAGCTCCTTCCAAGATTCTAAAGGAAATTTGTGCGATCCAATCCAATTTTCTTTGGAACGGGAGCGATTCCAAAAGGCCTATTCATTGGGTCAGTTGGGATGTCGTGTGCAAATCCCGGGAGGAAGGGGGTTTGGGTAAAAAGAATGTGGAGATTTTGAATTTAGATTTGCTtagtaaatggaagtggagggTTCCTACGGAAGAAGAGGCGGTTTGGAGGGGTATTCTAAGCTCTAGATACGGAAACATTAAATCAAAGGTTCTAATCGGCGATGAATCCATAATAGATAAAAAGGATTCTATATGGTGGCGGGACATTCTTTTATCCGATAAttatctttctcttttgaatcatAATTTTTTAGGTGCGGTCTCTTGTAAGATTGGTAACGCTGCTGCTGTCCCGTTTTGGTACGGTAACTGGGCTGCCGATCAGCCCCTATCCCAGGCTTTTGTGGAGCTGTTCGTCAAGGCGAATCACGACTTCCTAACAGTCGCAGATGCTGGCTCTTTCACGCAGCAAGGCTGGCAGTGGAAAGGATTAGCTTTCTTTTTGGAGGACTGTTCTAACAGCGTTGCTGTATGGCAGGAACTGGTAGAAGCCATTCAGCATGTGGTACTGCAGTGTAATACTGTGGACAGTTTCTGCTGGAATATCACTAATGACGGCATTTTCTCGGTGAGTTCTTGCTATTCAAGGTTCAAAGGTAAACTAACCGGCCCTCCTCTCAACAACCGTTTAGTGAAGGCTTTGGAGTTTATGTGGAAGATTAAAGTGCCGCCGAAAATCCTTTTTTTTGGTTGGCGTATATGTCACGATAGAGTCGCTATGAAGGACCAGCTTAAAAAGAAGGGTATTTTCTTGGATGATTATAACTGTGTGTTCTGTTTGTTGGATGAGGAAAGTACTCAGCATCTTTTTGGGGGCTGCAATATTGTCCAGTTATTATGGAGGAGGATTTTTGATTGGTTTGGCCCGTTGGATAATTTTACAGTGGAGGATTTCGTGGGGTTCATTTGGAACTCGGAGAAGGTGAAGTCCAATGTTAAGAGGACCATTGTAGCGGTTATTTGGTTTGCCACGGTGTGGTGCATTTGGAATAGGCGTAATGCGCTTATTTTCAAGAATGAACCTTAAAGTTTCTCCGAGAGCATGTCGGAGATAGTTCATAACTCTTGGGGTTGGCTTTTGTCTGCTTATAAGTTAGAAGGAAATTGTAATTTTCACATTTGGAATATTCTTCCACTTTCTTGTTTTAAGTGGTAGAAGTTTTCCGCCCTGTTTTCGGTTTGGAGTACCCCTTATACTCCTTATTAAtatcattgcctattaaaaaaaaaagttctaGGTTTCTTAAGACCGAGGGAGTGAGACACCCTAAGTCACACATCTGAACATCAACATAAAAGATACACAAAACAAGAAAATATAATGTGTAACTATTTAAATTCCATTAAATGTGATTGCGGTTACAGTTATTGTGGTCGTTATTATGCATATTGCGGTCATTGCAGCGTGAATTCATAtttatgaatataaaatattacattttaatatttattttcgaTTTCACATTTCTTCTATTTTCTCTCTAAAttttcatacatatatatatatatatatatatatatatatatatatatatatatatatatataattaataattcgtCATCATTTTGAATATCAATAAtccttttaaaatatatcttaaatCTACGATATAATTAGAAAATAAGGTAGACCAAATAATTTTTGCGAGCATGGCATAATCTCTTTCGGCCTGATGCTGTTTGATGCGGCCTGATGCAGTATTATGATGCGGCCGTTGCGGTAATATGATGTAGTTTTTATTGTGATTTGTAATCACACTACAATTGCAGTCCAATGTAGATGTGGACACTTCCACAACCGCAATATTGCGGCCGAATTACATGAAGCggtccgcaatttaaaaccatgtcaATAGACAACGACATATATGTTCTAAAGGAGGGCAAGCAAATAAATTTGCACATTATTCGTAAACTAGATGCAAGAACAGATTAAGCAGACTAGAACACTATATTTCTAAAGGTTGAGGAAGTGAAACAAATTTCTATATACCTTTGATCTATATGTTACAATGTGTGGTAAAAATTAATATTAGGAAGAACTAAGAGAATAAAACAAAGAGCTAGCCCCTCATCAAGCCAATCCAAACCAAATACCCCCTATAgtttttcttccttttctttccGTAAAAGACTAATTTCAGCATCTTAAAAAAGCACAATAAATTACGGTATCATATAGATAAAAATTTACTGATAAGAAAAATACTATACTAGAAAAGAAAGAAGCACATCATCCTTAGTGACCATCATTTTCACCAAACTAATAGTAATATACAACTGTAGAGCGGTTAGGATATGGTGCAAGAATTTAATGGTGGGTGATATTTGGCACTATAAATACGTAGCATGGGGATATCCATCCTTGTGCAGCATCACAAGTGAATTCAATCATAAACATGGCTACCTCCAATTTCCAAATCCAAAAATCATTCTCTCTTTTCCTATCCATTTCCTTTACTTTCTTCCTTTTGTTCCTTAACAAGGTGAACTCAGCGGAATCCATTTCCTTTTCCTTCACCAAGTTCATCCCAAACCAAAAGAATCTAATCCTACAAGGTGATGCAGTTGCTAAGCCAACAGGGATATTAGAACTCACAAAAGTTGAATCTGGAAACCCAATCTCAAACTCTCTTGGCCGTGCCCTATATGCTTCACCTATCCGCCTTTACGACAACACCACCGGAAACCTTGCAAGTTTCACCACTTCCTTTTCATTTGTCCTTGATGCTCCAGACAGACTCAAAGCTGCAGACGGTCTCGCATTTTTCCTTGCACCCGTGGATACTCAGCCACAAAAATCCGGTGGATTTCTAGGACTTTTCAAGGACAAAACTTTCGACAAATCAAACCAAATTGTTGCAGTTGAATTTGACACGTTTTTTAATAAGGAATGGGATCCACAAGGTAGACATATTGGAATTGATATAAACTCTATCGATTCAATCAAAACTACTCCTTTTGCTTTGGCTAATGGCCAGGAAGCCAATGCGTTTATAACCTATGAGGCTTCCACTAAAACCTTATCTGCTTCATTGGTTTTTCCTTCCCGTCAAGCAAGTTATATAGTTTCTACTGATGTTGATTTGAGGCACATTCTTCCTGAGTTTGTGAGGGTTGGTTTCTCGGCTTCCACCGGTCGTTCTGAAGGCTTTGTTGAGACGCATAATATTCTT from Vicia villosa cultivar HV-30 ecotype Madison, WI linkage group LG4, Vvil1.0, whole genome shotgun sequence encodes the following:
- the LOC131600043 gene encoding seed agglutinin 2-like gives rise to the protein MATSNFQIQKSFSLFLSISFTFFLLFLNKVNSAESISFSFTKFIPNQKNLILQGDAVAKPTGILELTKVESGNPISNSLGRALYASPIRLYDNTTGNLASFTTSFSFVLDAPDRLKAADGLAFFLAPVDTQPQKSGGFLGLFKDKTFDKSNQIVAVEFDTFFNKEWDPQGRHIGIDINSIDSIKTTPFALANGQEANAFITYEASTKTLSASLVFPSRQASYIVSTDVDLRHILPEFVRVGFSASTGRSEGFVETHNILSWSFESNLESNLANNVLRDSA